The genome window AGCCGCTGTGCTCCGATATTACGACTCAGCACCGCCAAGCCTGCTAGATGAGCTTGTAGTCCAGCGGTACTAGCGCAACAGTCGGTAAGGACGATCGGTTCAATACCGCGATCGAACAAATCCATCGCAATCTTCAACACACACATATCGGTGTCGATGCCCACCACATTGATCCGTTTGATTTGGTGCTCACCTAAGGATTGAATCAAAGTATTGGGTAAGCCACAAAGCCCTGGTTTTGTATAGACACATTCTGGCTTGGCATAAGGTTCCAGTTCTGGAACCAGGCTGGTTTCGGGTTCGCGATCGCAATTGTGCCAATTTAGCAGCCGACAATAAGGCCCATCGTCTTGATTCACAAACCGAGTGAACAAAATTGGCCCATAATCTCCTTGCTGAATTAAGCGAACCACGCGCCGAGGAATATGATGGGTAAACTCGTTGATAAAGCCCTGCTGTACATCAACGACAAGTAATGGCACCGACATGGAGAAGCCTGCTGAACTGATTACTGATCAACTTACTGCTGAGGGTAGGGGGATACATCAGTCAGGAGAGTAATTGTTATCCCTGTTACCTCTAGCTAATTTCGCTTTGTAGCGATCGCGCCAAAATAACAATCTGGTCGAAGCGAAAATTTGCCACCAGTTCAACTAAAGCACAGCTAAGCGCAGCATGCTCTCCAGGAATTTGTTGAATGAGCTTGAGGATTAGGAGATCACTTCCTTGTAAAGCCGCTAAATGCAACTGTTCTATCCAGTCGGGCGGCATCACCTTAAGGCTATTGGGGCTAAGTGGTTCGGGAGAACTTCGGTGAATGAGCGATCCATCTGCCTGCGTAGTGCGAGGAAAGATTTTTGCAGAGTGGCTATCCTCTAGTTCGCTGTAGATGTACTGCACGCCCAAATACTGGCTGATTTTCCCTAATAATTCCTCTCGGTTGAAAGGTTTGCCCATAAAGTCATCGCATCCAGCCAATAAGATGGACTGACGTTGTTCTTCAAAGGCACTGGCAGTTAAAGCAATAATCACCGTGGCTTCTCCTTTTAGCGAAGCCCGGATACATTGAGTTGCTTCATAACCATTCATCACGGGCATCCGCATATCCATCCAGATTAGATGTGGAGCCCAGCTTTCCCAGAGAGCGATCGCTTCTTGGCCATTGGTGGCTTCTCTAACCTCAAACCCTACAGAACTGAGGAGCCTGGTGAGCAGAAGGCGATTGGTGCGTTGGTCTTCGGCAACCAAAATGCGATAAGTGGGCTGATTGGGTACTATGCCAACGACTTTATGGCGGATTGGTAGAGAGATGGCTACCTGAGCGGTTTGCACTGGGTAAACGGGTAAGGTAAAGCGGAACTGAGAACCCTGCCCCATCGTGCTACTAACAGCAATTTCTCCACCCATGAGTTGCACAAACTTCTGGCTAATGGCTAAGCCTAAGCCCGTTCCTTGCTGCGATTTTAAGCCACTAGTTGTTTGGGCAAAAGCTGTAAACAAATTATTCAGTTCATTGGCTTCCATCCCAGGGCCTGTATCGGCAATCTCAAAAGAAAGCGCTAGGGGTTGATCGCTGACTACATTTCCGTAGAGCAATTTTAGGTCGGAAGCAACCTCAACCTTCTGACCGCTAGCTGCTGATTCCTGTCTCCTCCCTGCTAACTCCTGCCCGATCTCTGCTCGCTTGACCCGCAATGTCACACAGCCTTGCTGAGTAAACTTGATGGCATTGCCCAAGAGATTAATCAAGACCTGACGTAGTTTGCTTTCGTCTGCTCTGATGCATTGTGGGACTTGAGGATCACAGTCGTAGATCAGTTTTAAGTTTTTAGCAGTCGCGGCAAGTTGCAACATCTCTTCGAGGTTTTGCAGCAGACGATGGAGATCGAAATCATTGGCATTGAGTGTCGATCGCCCCGCCTCAATTTTGGACATCTCCAGAATGTCGTTGATCAGCCGCAACAGATGCTCACCGCTGCGATTAATAATGCTGAGATACTCCTTATTTTGAGCTGAGAGAGAATTGTCGCCACTCATGAGTTGCGTGAAGCCAAGAATGGCATTTAGAGGCGTACGCAGCTCATGGCTCATGTTGGCCAGAAATTCACTCTTGGCCCGATTTGCGGCATCTGCTGTTTCTTTGGCTTGTTGTAAAGCTTGTTCTGCCCGCTTGCGCTCGGTAATGTCATTCACAATGCTGAGGAGACAAGGTTCCCCCCTGACCTCAATCATTTCAAAAGAACAGAGTCCTTCTCGAATTTCACCGGAGCTGGTGCGAAAAGGGGCATCTACCATTTGAGCTGAACGATCGCGTTGCAGCATTCGAATCACGCGATCGCGGTCTTTGAGATCGGCCCAGATTTGTAGCTCTCTCGAAGTACAGCCAATCAGATGTTCGCGTGGGTAGCCAAACAACTTGAGGAAACTGCTATTGGCATCGACAAAGCGGCCTTCGGCAACAGTAGTGATGCAACTCGCGACTGGATTGGAATGAAAAGCTTTGGCAAATTGGTCTTGGCTTTGTTGAAAGTCTTCTTCTGTTTGCTTCTGCTGAGTGATATCGCTAAAGGTACAAACAATCCGCTCTAAAACTCCATTTTCTATAAACTGCGGATCAGCATTGACCAGCATCCAGGTGCGCTCAGAGCTGTTGGTTTGCTCAATGCCCATCACCACGTTTCGGATCGGTTGGCGTTGGGCGATCGCCCGCTGCACAGGCAGCTCTGTTGTGGCAAAATAAGTTCCGTCTTCGCGGAGCCAACGTTGGTTGGTCCCAAATATAGACCGGATACCTTCGGTTTGATCCAACTGCAATAGTGCGATCGCGGCTTGATTACTAATGACGATTTCTGCGTCAGCATTTAGAAACAGCACCCCAACCTGCATCTCACGAATCAAGGTCCGAAACCGCTTTTCGCTTTCTAGCAACGTTTGTTGTCGGCTCAGTTGCATCGTAAATTGCTGATCAATCAAAGACGCAATCAAGATCAAGCTGAGAAGCAGTAGAGCGCCAGCAGCGACCGCGATTGCCATGAAGGGAGCGTGAACTGTCGGCGAGGAGGTGGCAAGTACGGGTTCGGACACAAATCGGCTGGCTGCCATGCCCATGTAGTGCATGCCACTAATGCCAATTCCCATCACAAAAGCACTGCCTAACTTCTGCCAAAAGGGTGCTCTGAGTGACTTATCTTGCAGTCGAAAGGCTAGCCAAAGAGCTGTGAGTGAGGCGGCAATGGCGATCGCCACCGACAGGGCCACTAAGCCAAAGTGATACTCAATCCTCGCAGGAAGGCGCATGGCAGCCATCCCTGTGTAGTGCATCCAGGCGATGGCAACACCCATGCAGATGCCGCCAGAAAGCAGTGGCAAAAATTTTGAATTAGGACGCCTCCAGATCCACAGGGCGATGCCAGAGGCAATAATGGCATAGAGCAGCGAAAGCAGAGTGGTCAACAGGTCGTATTCAACGGGCACGGAGAGGTGAAAAGCCAACATGGCCACGAAGTGCATCGACCAAATGCCAGTCCCCATTGCCACAGCTCCACCCAACAGCCAAAGGTAGCGCGTTGATCTTTTGGTTGGTCGCACCCGTCCAGATAAATCCAGGGCTGTGTAGGAAGCAAAGACGGCGATCGCAAACGAAAGCGCAACTAGGCTGAGGCTATAGCTGCCAGTCATGCCATGATTCATGGTGCTTCAAGCAAGTTTGTGTAATAACTTTTTCGTTCTCTACGAAGAAGTGTGGGAAGCTCTGTAACTTAATCACTATAAAGTTCCCTTTGGTTAGAGCGGCTACACCCTGAAGCGCCTGTTTAAATTATGTCCACATATGTCTACAACTATGTCTTCTATAACGGAGCTGGTAGACAAAGCAGGCAAGTTGGCAAATATTGATTTTTTCTGGCACTGTAAGCGCGATCGCCTCAGAAGGGACAGGGGCGATCCGTTACGGTTCAAGTGGCTCAATTGTTGTCTATGTAACAGCTTCAGGATTGTGATTCGGAAACTGCAAGCATTCAATGTACTTAGCGCATTTCCGAGTGGAGCTTCCTAGCTAACCCTTTTAAGATGTGAGCAGGGTGAGTAGTTCGCTGCACGCTCTTCCCCAGTTATCCAGGTACCGACGGTTATGGAAACCAAAACTAAGAAACCACAAACTCCTCCCGATGAGGCAGTGGTAGATAGAAATGTAGAGAAGATCGGCTTTGAATCCTGGGCTGCCCAGGTCAGGCAGCAAATGCTAGCCTCATTGCGAAAGCGAGGAGTAAACCCAGACGAAATTGCATAAATCTAAAAAGCCCAGAATTGCTAATTAGCCCTATGGATTTCAAAAATCTGTAGGGCTTGAAGTTTTATAGTTGTTAGCTTGTGAAGCGATTGGAACCCAACGCGTAGGATTACTCCAATGGCTTTAGAGTCACGGCATCTTCTCGAACAGGTCGAATGAAATTGCTGTTGGCACGGACAAAGCAATTACCCTTGCTAGTAGAGACAGGCAACCAGGGTTTTCCTTGCCGATCAGTCAACATAATTTGATTATCCCAATTGCCAGTCTCTGCGCGTAAACGTTGCCCTCGCTTGAAGGCAAACACCACAGGCCACTGAGAGATATTGTGTTTGTTTCGCGCAGACAAATCGGGTGGTGCATCAATGCTGTCTACCGAGATACCCTGGAATTGTCTAGCCATTCGGCAGTTGAGCCCCTTGGGGTCTGAATCAACAACTTGCCAGTTGACCTGCCTACCACCTCGCTGCCCTGGAGGTGGGGCTGGGTAGTCTCCTTGCTGGTTGGTTGTAGGGATGGCCAAGGCAAAGTTAGTGCCTAAGCCTAGTAGAGCGCAGGTCAGAGAGAGCGTAATGGTTGCAAGCTTTTTTTGCATAGTGAGAGTGAGTCCTTGATGGCAATGCTGAAGTGTAAGATTGAGCGACAAAACATCAGCTCATGGCTTACCCCCACTGGCTTGCAGGGAAATTAGCTAGAGCCTTCAGTCGCTGATAAGAACTACACAACTCATCGCCCCATTTCGCATAACCGTAAAGTTGCGATCGCGCCTGACGCACTCCCTAAGTGGTTAAGGGGCGATCGCTCAGCAGAAATAGAGTTTAGGACAAAAAGCGGGTGATGGGACTCGAACCCACGACATTTAGCTTGGGAAGCTAACGTTCTACCACTGAACTACACCCGCAGCAGGCTCAGCTAGTCAATAGCTGAACGCTTATTATAGACCGATCGCGAGAGGAGACGCTAGAGGCTAGGAAGTCGTGAGTTGCTGCAACATTTGCTCGATTTGCTGAATTGCGTCCGAGTTGCCTTCAGTTTGCAGGAGAGTTTTGGCTTTTTGCAGCGCGGCAATCGCAGCTTTGGTTTGTTTTTGGCGAGCATAAGCAATGCCCATATTCAGGTAGGCACTGGCATTGTCAGGCTCTAATTGAATGGCTTGTTGATAAGCTTGAAGGGCGGGCTGAAATTTTCCCATATCATCTAAGGCATTGCCTAAGCTGATAAAGCCTGAGACAAACTTGGGATCAAGCTTAGTAGTTTGCTCGAAGGCGGCTACAGCCTCGTCGTACTTATTGAGGCGATAATGAGTCACCCCCAAGTTGTAGTAGGCGATCGCATCATTAGGGCGGAGACGAATCGCTTGTTGATAGGCGGCGATCGCTTTATCCGTGTTCCCGTTGTCATCCAGGGCATTGCCCAAACCGACGTAAGCTTCCACATACTTTCCATCAAGCTCAATGGCTTTGCGGTAAGCCGCGATCGCTCCAGTTAACTTCCCTTGGTGATAAAGTTCATTACCCTGCTGATAGTACGATGCAGCATTGTTAGAATCCAGTTGGACCTTCTGTTGGTTTGGATTGGGTGTAGAGCTTTTTTGGGCAGCCAAAGTTGGTTCTACAACTGTAGCCCCGATTAGACCCATCATCCCCAGGGTGAGCAGTTGCCTAGCGTAACGAACTGGGGCGTGCCTCATGGGGATTACCTACTCCTGAAGGGAAATTAATTGAGAAAGTCTGTAGCAAGACTCACCTGCCACCACCATAACCGGGAAAACTAAAGGTTGATGCCTAGCAGATGTAGAGATTTATGCAGCTAGACGCTCGCTCAAGATTTTGTGATTTGACGCCAACCCTCTCTAGATTTCTCTGCTCAGGCGATAATCAGACAAAAAATTTGGCCCAGTTACATGACTGGTTTGCCTGTGTTTCTCTAGAACAAATAAGCATTCGTAATGCTGCGATCGCCCGCCTTCACCATTCCTATCCTGCAAGCCCATAAAAGCGAGTATTTAGCATGTTTAATGCCACGGAAATTCTGATTGATAACTTTGTTCAGAGACTCAAAGAAGGTTATCGGCGTACCTATGGCGGGTGGAAGCCAGACTACGAAGACATTATTGGTTGGGCAGGCAGCATGGCGCTAGAGAACATTGCAAACAGTGATGCGCTCTACCACAATGTTGAACACACCATCCTCGTCACCTTGGTAGGCCAAGAAATCTTGCGGGGCAGGCATATTCGGGAAGGCGGTGTTTCCTGTGAAGATTGGCTGCACTTCATTATCTCCCTGGTCTGCCACGATATTGGCTACGTGAAAGGGGTTTGCCGCCAAGACAAAGACGGTTACTATGCCACAGGTAAAGATGGAGCAATGGTGCCTTTAGCGGCTGGGTCTTCTGATGCGAGCCTGACTCCATACCACGTCGATCGCGCCAAGCTCTTTATTGATGAGCGCTTTGGTGGGCATAAGCTGATCGATGCCGATGTAATTAAGTACAACATTGAACTAACTCGTTTTCCAGTGCCTTCG of Trichocoleus sp. FACHB-46 contains these proteins:
- a CDS encoding cysteine hydrolase family protein, which produces MSVPLLVVDVQQGFINEFTHHIPRRVVRLIQQGDYGPILFTRFVNQDDGPYCRLLNWHNCDREPETSLVPELEPYAKPECVYTKPGLCGLPNTLIQSLGEHQIKRINVVGIDTDMCVLKIAMDLFDRGIEPIVLTDCCASTAGLQAHLAGLAVLSRNIGAQRLCDAGLSEGMLAAPSA
- a CDS encoding MHYT domain-containing protein — encoded protein: MNHGMTGSYSLSLVALSFAIAVFASYTALDLSGRVRPTKRSTRYLWLLGGAVAMGTGIWSMHFVAMLAFHLSVPVEYDLLTTLLSLLYAIIASGIALWIWRRPNSKFLPLLSGGICMGVAIAWMHYTGMAAMRLPARIEYHFGLVALSVAIAIAASLTALWLAFRLQDKSLRAPFWQKLGSAFVMGIGISGMHYMGMAASRFVSEPVLATSSPTVHAPFMAIAVAAGALLLLSLILIASLIDQQFTMQLSRQQTLLESEKRFRTLIREMQVGVLFLNADAEIVISNQAAIALLQLDQTEGIRSIFGTNQRWLREDGTYFATTELPVQRAIAQRQPIRNVVMGIEQTNSSERTWMLVNADPQFIENGVLERIVCTFSDITQQKQTEEDFQQSQDQFAKAFHSNPVASCITTVAEGRFVDANSSFLKLFGYPREHLIGCTSRELQIWADLKDRDRVIRMLQRDRSAQMVDAPFRTSSGEIREGLCSFEMIEVRGEPCLLSIVNDITERKRAEQALQQAKETADAANRAKSEFLANMSHELRTPLNAILGFTQLMSGDNSLSAQNKEYLSIINRSGEHLLRLINDILEMSKIEAGRSTLNANDFDLHRLLQNLEEMLQLAATAKNLKLIYDCDPQVPQCIRADESKLRQVLINLLGNAIKFTQQGCVTLRVKRAEIGQELAGRRQESAASGQKVEVASDLKLLYGNVVSDQPLALSFEIADTGPGMEANELNNLFTAFAQTTSGLKSQQGTGLGLAISQKFVQLMGGEIAVSSTMGQGSQFRFTLPVYPVQTAQVAISLPIRHKVVGIVPNQPTYRILVAEDQRTNRLLLTRLLSSVGFEVREATNGQEAIALWESWAPHLIWMDMRMPVMNGYEATQCIRASLKGEATVIIALTASAFEEQRQSILLAGCDDFMGKPFNREELLGKISQYLGVQYIYSELEDSHSAKIFPRTTQADGSLIHRSSPEPLSPNSLKVMPPDWIEQLHLAALQGSDLLILKLIQQIPGEHAALSCALVELVANFRFDQIVILARSLQSEIS
- a CDS encoding tetratricopeptide repeat protein gives rise to the protein MRHAPVRYARQLLTLGMMGLIGATVVEPTLAAQKSSTPNPNQQKVQLDSNNAASYYQQGNELYHQGKLTGAIAAYRKAIELDGKYVEAYVGLGNALDDNGNTDKAIAAYQQAIRLRPNDAIAYYNLGVTHYRLNKYDEAVAAFEQTTKLDPKFVSGFISLGNALDDMGKFQPALQAYQQAIQLEPDNASAYLNMGIAYARQKQTKAAIAALQKAKTLLQTEGNSDAIQQIEQMLQQLTTS
- a CDS encoding Npun_R2479 family HD domain-containing metalloprotein — encoded protein: MFNATEILIDNFVQRLKEGYRRTYGGWKPDYEDIIGWAGSMALENIANSDALYHNVEHTILVTLVGQEILRGRHIREGGVSCEDWLHFIISLVCHDIGYVKGVCRQDKDGYYATGKDGAMVPLAAGSSDASLTPYHVDRAKLFIDERFGGHKLIDADVIKYNIELTRFPVPSVEDHQDTVDYPGLIRASDLIGQLSDPRYLKKICALYYEFEETGVNKALGYRNPADLRKNYPKFYWHGVHPYVKDALHYLSLTQQGKQIIANLYSNVFVVEHEDPIPVA